In Streptococcus gallolyticus subsp. gallolyticus DSM 16831, the sequence TTTGTATGGTGGTTGGGTCATGAAAGCAGAAGATATTGTTGGCTTATCTCCCACTCAGATACAAGAAAAATTTGCACTTCCGAATCTTCCTAAATATGTTGGAGAAGTTAATTTACCACAAGGTGTGACGCTAAGAGTTGGAGAGGTTAATCCTTTATTTGGAAAACAAGGTGGTGGAACACAATTTGATTTGATGGGACAATATGTTGGAGACTTTAAAGAATTAGGAAAACTACCACTTAATGGAGATTAATAAATGAAATTTGATATAAAAATTATAAATAACAAATTAATGATGAATTCTAAAGAATGTATTTTTAAAAATACTATCTCTAAATTTCTTGAAATAAATGATGAAGTTTTCGTTTTATTAAAAATTCCTTTTGGAAAACCGCTAACAGAAGATGATTATTTTAATTTATTTAAGTTGAATTCTGAAAGCGAAATTGCTTGGAAAGCAAATTTTAAAAAGCCAACTTCTCAATTTCAATGCTCGCCGCTTGTTAATATAACTTCAATTAATGGGAAACTAATTGCTACTGATTTCATGGGGCGACAATTTGAAGTCAATATTACGACTGGTGAATTAAAAATCATAGGTTTTACCAAATAATAAAATTGATTATCGTAATAACTGGATGACGTACAGCGTTATAAACAATAGAACAAGTATACTGAGGCGGGGATCAGTCCATCAGACTGTGTTCGAGTGTTGGAGAAATTATAGGATGATAGAGAACGGAAACTGCCTTGTTGTAGCTGGGAAAAAAATAGTTTTTAATTTTGATATTAGAACTATTATTAACTTTAAAGATTGTGTATTAGTATTGCTTTCTATCCCATTTAATAGCAACAGTCTAGATAATATTTATGCTATTTCACTAAAGACTGGGGAAGTCATCTGGAGGGTCGCATCATGTGATAAATGGAAAAATCCTTTACCTTATGAAAATATGAGTCAAATTAGTGATGACCAATTAGTAGCAACAGATTTTTACGCTAGAAAAGTAATAATTGATGTAAAAACAGGGGAAATTATTAAAACTGGCATATCAAAATGATTTTTAAGTGAGTATAATACATACCGTAAAATGAGTATTATCAACCCTGAATCTGATACAATAACCCTTGGAAAGTACCGTCCAACAGTATATTCTGATGGTAGTCTTGATTGGTTCGTTCCAGGTCCAGATTCTTATACTGTTATGGCTGGAGATACTACCTTCTTTAGTTTGGGAGGCGAATGGGATAAGATAATTTCTAATTATCATCTAGATACTGAGGGACATGATATGTTTAGGTATTTTAATCAACCTGCCTTAGATGATGCTGTTGCTGCAGGTAAAGAGATACGTTTTTCTCACGACCCTCGTTTAAAACAATACGAAGGCTCTGCACTTGATTGGGAATGGAATTATTTAAAAGATGAATATAAATTTAAACGTTTAAAAAAGATAGGAGAATATTGGTATGCAATTAAATGAAATGGACAAAAAGGCTATGTCGCTCTGCGATAAAATTGAAGAAATTTTTGAGGAACGAGTAGAGAATCTCTCAATTTATGATGTTGTTGATGTCCCGAATCATCATATGTTTAAACTTAATTTTGCAGCTTATGATTATTTCTGGATTCAATTTAACTATGAAAACGGACTTTGTGGTTTTTCACTAGTTTTTAATGACCAATTTGGAACATCTTTGGGGAAAAGACTAGCTTACAGCGAGATTACAGATTGGGACAGTTACCTTAAAGATATCATGGAAGAAATTGAACTCCGTATACCAGATAAATTTTTAAAAGCTAAAGGATGGCTATAAAATTATGGCACATAGCCAATTAAGATGGGAAGATGTTAGTCAATTTGAGGAAATTGAAGGATATGGTCAAATTGTTTGGCGTCATAACGGACAGTATTATTTTGTTACAGAAGAGGGAGGCATTGCTCCTCAACTTGTCGTCTATGAGTTATCAGATGAACTCTTTCAACTGCTTGATAGTGGTCAAAAGACCTCTTCTGAAATTCACTTTAAGTTGCAAAACGATGCTTGGCCACCAACTGAGGAGGAAAAAATTGCTAGTGAGAGACAATTTATTGAAGAGGGACCTACTGCTTTGATTGCAAATCCAGAAAGTAGAAAACTATTTACTCGCGAAGAACTGGAAAGATTAATGCCAATTGCTGAACAACAATGGATTGATTGGCAGGGTAAATTACCAGATGATTATGTATCGCCTTTAAAATAAACTAAATTTCTTATTTTTATTAAATTTTGAGACGCATTTTGCGTCTCTTTCTAATGAGTTTTTATTTGCTGAGTGATTACAACCAAACGAATTTTGGTACGTAGATAAACCGACTTTTATAGTCCCTTTGGCTAGAGTTACACTTGACTTTAATTTCTTAACTCCCACTACCTAAACAGATTAAAAGTTTGTTTATCTGATTAGCAATGATATAATAAAACCATTATAGTAATCAAGTAAGGACACGTTATGGAATACTTCTTTTCTGGCACAATTGACCGTATTATTTTTGAAAATGCCAGTAATTTCTTTAAAATTTTATTGCTCGAAATTGAGGATACTGATTCAGACTTTGATGATTTTGAAATCATTGTTACTGGAACAATTGCCGATATTATCGAGGGAGAAAATTATACGTTTTGGGGTGAATTAACGCAACACCCAAAATATGGCGAACAGCTCAGAGTCACACGTTACGAGCGCAGCAAACCAACTTCTTCTGGTCTTATTAAATATTTTTCAAGCGACCATTTCAAAGGAATTGGTAAAAAAACTGCTGAAAAAATTGTGCAGCTTTACGGCGACAATACCATTGATAAAATCCTAGAAGACCCTAGTAAATTAGACAGTATTTCTGGGCTCTCTAAGGAAAATAAAGACAACTTTTTAACCAAACTCAAACTTAATTATGGTACAGAGCTCATTTTATCCAAGTTAGCAGAGTATGGCTTGACTAACCGCGTTGCCTTTGAAATTTTTAATCAATACAAGGAAGACAGTCTTGATATTATCCAAGAAAATCCTTATCGATTGGTCGAAGACATTCAAGGGATTGGTTTTAAAATCGCTGACCAACTCGCTGAACAATTAGGAATCGAAGCAGATGCCCCTCAACGTTTTCGTGCTGCTCTCGTGCACAGTCTTTTTGAAACTTCTATTGAACGAGGAGATACTTACGTCGAAGCGCGTGATTTGCTTGAAAATGCCATTACCACCCTTGAAGAAGCTAGACAAATTGAGTTAGACCCCGCAGCCGTTGCCAAAGAATTATCAACGCTTATCGCTGAAGATAAGGTGCAAAATGTCGGTACCAAAATTTTTGACAATACTCTTTTCTATGCTGAATCAGGTATCAAAAAACACCTGACACGTATCCTTGATACGCCACTCGACCAAAACTTTTCAGATGGTGACTTGCAAGAAGAAATCGCTGACGTTGAGGAAGCTTTCGGCATTTCTTACGATGATGTGCAAAAAAATGCTATCAAAGAAGCGCTCAAGAGCAAGGTGTTTATTTTGACTGGTGGTCCTGGGACGGGAAAAACGACTGTTATCAACGGTTTGATTGCTGCCTACGCAGACCTTCATCACATTGACCTTGAGAAAAAAGATATTCCTATCATCTTAGCAGCGCCAACAGGACGTGCTGCCCGCCGTATGAATGAATTAACAGGCTTGCCAAGTGCGACTATTCACCGCCATTTGGGGTTAAATGGCGATAACGACTACCAAGCTATTGATGACTATCTCGACTGTGACTTGATTATCATTGATGAATTTTCAATGGTTGATACTTGGCTTGCCAATCAACTCTTTAGTTCCATTTCGTCCAATACTCAAGTCATCATCGTTGGAGATAGTGACCAATTGCCGTCTGTCGGTCCTGGGCAAGTATTAGCTGATTTATTAAAAATTGAAGCTCTTCCTCAACTAGCATTGACTAAAATCTTTAGACAATCGGAAGATTCAACCATTGTTACACTTGCTAATCAGATGAGACTTGGAAAATTACCAGCTGACTTCACACAAAAGAAAGCTGACCGTTCTTATTTTGAAGCAAGTGCACAATATATCCCAGAAATGATTCCTAAAATTGTCAGCGCAGCTGTTAAGAGTGGCATTGACCCACAAGAAATACAAATTCTTGCCCCAATGTACCGTGGCGCAGCTGGGATTAATCGACTTAATATCATTATTCAGGATTTACTTAACCCGCTTAAAGATCAACTCTCGTTTGCCTTTGGTGAGATGAATTTCCGTAAGGGTGACAAAGTTCTCCACCTCATCAACGATGCTGAACTCAATGTTTTCAATGGTGATATCGGCTATATTACAGACCTTATTCCTGCTAAATATACCGAATCCAAACAAGACGAGCTTTACATGTCTTTTGACGGCAACGAAGTTATCTACCCTCGTAATGAATGGCATAAAATCACCCTTGCTTACGCCATGTCAATCCACAAATCACAAGGTAGCGAATTTCAGGTTGTCATTTTGCCGATCACTCGCCAAAGTCACCGACTCTTACAACGTAACCTCATTTACACAGCTATCACCCGCTCTAAGAGTAAATTAGTGATGTTAGGGGAAATTGCCGCCTTTGATTACGCCATAAAAAACGAAGGCGCTAAGCGCAACACCTATCTTGTTCAACGCTTTACAAGCTCCGCACAAGAAGAAGAAAGTATTGATTTACAAACTGAAATTTCTCAACAAACATCACCTAAAACAGATAATGAAGCTGAGAAAATCACCTCTCCAACTTCTCCCCAAACAAATATTTTTAAAGAAGAAAACATTCAACTGACACTAGATATTGCCGAAAATGAGCAAACACAAACAGAGCAAGAACCAAAAATCTATCGCTTGACAGAAGAAAACTTGGCATTTATCAACCCAATGATTGGCATTACCCAAGCCGACATTGAACAATTTTTTAAGAAATAACAGCCACCCCATGATGCTCAAAATCATGGGGTTATTTATAACTCAGAATGTGATACAAGTGTTTCAAAGCTTCTATACTTAAAATATTTTGATATTTAAAACAGTCCAATCCCTTGAAACGACAAGCTTTATCAAAATACTAAGTATTGATAAAAAGCTATTTACAGAGAGAAATTTTGTGTTATAATATTTGTACTATCACATTAGTATAACCATTGTTTTAGGAGGTTTGATATGGTTTCTTATGAAAAAATTCGTCAATCATTGCGTTCTTGGACGCTCTTTATTGCATGGGTAAATGTTCTTGCAGTCCTTGCAAAAATCTTTACTATTATCAGCTATTTCACGTTACTGAATAATCTTGACACCATTAAAAGTACTTATGATGCCGATACTTACCAAACAATCGTGGCAGCTACAAATATCTGGAACGTTATTATCATGATTGTTGCTTTGATTGCAAATATTGCCATTGCCTTCTTAGCGTTCAAAAATTTACCTAAAATCAAAGAAGATGCTCCAAGCTTGACACCTTACCGCCTTGGTTTGGTTTACACAGTTGTCTATAATGTAGCGGGCATTATTCTTGCAGTCGTTTTAGGTAGCACATTATCAGTTACAACTTTCCTTCTCCCAGTTATTTTCCTAGCTCTTTATGGCTATGTCTATGCAAAAGCAGGGCAATTATTAGATAAAGACGAAGAGGAAAATGACGAGGCTGTCACTGAAGCTGAATAAGTATTATAATCTATAAAAATCAATACCGTCTCAGCAACTTACTAAGGCGGTATTTTAATTGTCAAATAAATTCAAGGGTTGGATATTATCCTCTAAACCTGTGACAGTCACCCCCAACAAGCGAACACCTAATTTTGACTCGTCTAAGCTATCGTAAATCGTTTTAGCAACTTGGTCAATCACTTCAAAATCATTGGTGACATCATCAAGGGTTATTCGTTTGGTTAAGGTTGAAAAATCCGAATAACGCACTTTTAAGACAATTGTCCGACCAACTTTATGATTACGTTGAAGCGTGTCAACCACTCGCTGGGCATTCTTTGAAATTTCCGATTTGACATCATCTTCTTCATATAATAATTTACCATAAGTTCGCTCACTTCCAATTGATTTGCGAATGCGGTTAGACTTGACTGGCGAATTTGAAATGCCACGCGCCTTACGGTACAAATCATAGCCAAAGCGACCAAAAAGATCGATCAAGGTCATTTCAGGAATTTCCAACAAATCTGCTCCCGTAAAAACACCCAGTTGATGCAATTTTTCAACAGACCGTTTTCCGACACCGTAAAATTTCTCAATAGGAAGTTTTTTTAGAAAATCTTGGGCATCTTCTGGTAAAATTAAAGTTAATCCTTTCGGTTTTTCAAAATCCGAAGCGAGTTTAGCTAAAAATTTGTTATAAGAGACACCTGCCGAGCAGGTTAAGTGAACTTCTTGCCAAATATCATATTGAATCATTTTGGCAATTTTAATAGCTGATTTGATGCCGAGTTTATTTTCAGTGACATCTAAATAAGCTTCATCAATGGACATGGGTTCAACCAAATCCGTATAACGCTTGAAAATCTCACGAATCTGCATACCGACTTTTCGGTATTTTTGATAATTACCTGAGATAAAAACGGCTTGCGGACAACGCTCATAAGCTTCTTTTGAGGACATGGCTGAATGAACACCAAATTTTCTGGCTTCATAATTACAAGTTGAAACAACACCACGTCCACCTGTTTTTCGTGGATCAGAACCGATAATGACAGGCTTACCTTTCAAGTCTGGATTATCCCGCTCTTCTACCGACGCAAAAAAGGCATCCATATCAATATGAATAATTTTTCGAGAAGTGTCATTAATTAAAGGAAAAATCAACATAAGCCTGTCCTTTCTGATTGTTTCTGAATCTATTATAACAATTTTCATGGTTTTCAACCAAACTTACAAATTTCTAGTACAGTTAAGTATTTTTTATGAAACTGTACTAGAAAAGATTATCGTTTTTTGCGAGTTTTCTGCTTTGGAAAACGCTTCCTTTGTGATAAACTATACTTGTAAATGTAACAGATGGTCTGTTACTAGAATTTAAGGAGAAATCTCATTATGGCGACTGTTAAAACTAATACAGATGTTTTTGAAAAAGCCTGGGAAGGCTTTAAAGGTACTGACTGGAAAGAAAAAGCCAGCGTTTCTCGTTTCGTACAAGCTAACTACACACCTTATGATGGTGATGAAAGCTTCTTAGCTCCTGCTACAGAACGTTCACTTAAAGTGAAAAAAATCATTGAAGAAACTAAAGCTCACTACGAAGAAACTCATTTCCCAATGGATACTCGTCCAACATCAATCGCAGATATTCCTGCCGGCTATATTTCAAAAGACGACGAACTAATCTACGGTATTCAAAATGATGAGTTATTCAAACTGAATTTCATGCCAAAAGGCGGAATTCGTATGGCAGAAACAGCTCTCAAGGAACATGGCTATGAACCTGACCCAGCTGTTCACGAAATTTTTACAAAACACGTAACTACAGTAAATGACGGTATCTTCCGTGCTTATACATCAAATATCCGTCGTGCACGTCACGCACACACTGTAACTGGACTTCCAGATGCTTACTCTCGTGGGCGTATCATCGGTGTTTATGCTCGTCTTGCTCTTTACGGTGCTGACTACTTGATGAAAGAAAAAGCCAACGACTGGAATGCAATTACTGAAATTGATGAAGAATCAATTCGTCTTCGTGAAGAAGTTAACTTGCAATACCAAGCACTTGGTGAAGTTGTCAAACTTGGTGACCTTTACGGTGTTGATGTCCGCAAACCAGCGATGAACGTTAAAGAAGCTATCCAATGGGTAAATATCGCATTTATGGCTGTTTGTCGTGTTATCAACGGTGCTGCAACTTCTCTTGGACGTGTGCCAATTGTTCTTGATATCTTTGCAGAACGTGACCTTGCTCGTGGTACATTTACAGAATCAGAAATCCAAGAATTCGTTGATGATTTTGTCTTGAAACTTCGTACTGTAAAATTCGCACGTACAAAAGCTTACGACGAACTTTACTCAGGTGACCCAACATTCATCACAACTTCTATGGCTGGTATGGGTGCTGACGGACGTCACCGTGTTACTAAAATGGACTACCGTTTCTTGAACACACTTGATAATATTGGTAATGCTCCAGAACCAAACTTGACAGTTCTCTGGACTGACAAATTGCCATATTCATTCCGTCGCTACTGTATGAAAATGTCACACAAACACTCTTCAATCCAATACGAAGGTGTGACAACAATGGCTAAAGACGGTTATGGTGAAATGTCATGTATCTCATGTTGTGTATCACCACTTGACCCAGAAAATGAAGAACAACGTCACAACATCCAATACTTTGGTGCTCGTGTAAACGTCCTTAAAGCTCTTCTTACTGGTTTGAACGGTGGTTACGACGATGTTCACAAAGACTACAAAGTCTTTGATATTGACCCTGTCCGTGACGAAGTTCTTGACTTTGAAACTGTCAAAGCTAACTTTGAAAAATCACTTGATTGGTTGACTTCAACTTACGTAGATGCCCTTAACATCATTCACTACATGACTGATAAGTACAACTACGAAGCTGTCCAAATGGCATTCTTACCAACAAAACAACGTGCTAACATGGGATTCGGTATCTGTGGTTTTGCAAATACTGTTGATACCTTGTCAGCAATCAAATACGCTACTGTTAAACCAATCCGTGATGAAAATGGTTACATCTACGATTACGAAACAACTGGTGATTACCCTCGTTGGGGTGAAGATGACCCTCGTTCAAACGAATTGGCAGAATGGTTGGTAGAAGCATACACTACTCGTCTTCGTAGCCACAAACTCTACAAGGATGCAGAAGCTACTGTATCACTTCTTACAATCACTTCAAACGTTGCTTATTCTAAACAAACTGGTAACTCTCCAGTCCACAAAGGTGTTTACCTTAACGAAGATGGCACTGTGAACCTTTCTAAACTTGAATTCTTCTCTCCAGGTGCTAATCCATCTAACAAAGCTCGTGGTGGTTGGTTGCAAAATCTTAACTCGCTTGCAAGCCTTGACTTCTCATACGCTGCAGATGGTATCTCACTTACAACTCAAGTTTCTCCACGTGCCCTTGGTAAGACATTCGATGAACAAGTTGATAACTTGGTAACTATCCTTGATGGTTACTTCGAAAACGGTGGACAACACGTTAACTTGAACGTTATGGACCTTAAAGATGTCTATGACAAGATTATGAGTGGTGAAGATGTTATCGTTCGTATCTCTGGTTACTGTGTCAACACTAAATATCTTACAAAAGAGCAAAAAACTGAATTGACACAACGTGTCTTCCACGAAGTCCTTTCAATGGACGACGCTGCTGAAGCCGTTGCTGGAAAATAAGAATAGAAGAAAAGACTTTGTCAGTTGACAAGGTCTTTTTTTGCTTTTAAAATATAGCTATGAAAATCAAACAGACACGAAATACATTATCAGATACATATCTAGACGCTGTCAGAATCCGCCAATTAGTCTTTGTTAAGGGACAAGGTGTGCCAATGTCGCTTGAAATCGACGAGAACGAGGCTTATTGCCTTCATTTTGTCCTTTATGATGAGAAAGGTCAAGCTGCCGCTACCTGCCGTATTTTGCCAAATAAAGACCATAGTGAAGCGACACTACAACGTATGGCGGTACTACCAGCCTATCAAGGACAAAATCTTGGAAAACTTCTCTTAGAGGATGTGATTCAATTCTGTCAAAAACAAGGCTTTAAACGCATGGTATTACACGCGCAATTAACAGCAAAAGGTTTCTACGACAAGCTTGGCTTTACTTACTTCGGCGAAGAATTTGAAGAAGCTGGTATCATGCACATCAGTATGGAAAAATCATTATAAAACTTTTTAACCGCTTACTGGCTTAGATTCATTATATCGGGGTGATTTGCAATTTGACATAACAAAAGCGAGGCTGAGAGACAAAAGTGCTCAGCCTCGCTATTATATAGCTGTAATAAGCAAAATACAGTGGTTTGGACTTCGAGAATCTGGAAATCAATTGTTGAAGGTCGCTGTCAAGAAATCTAAAAACATAAATTGCCAACTTTTCAACTTAGAGTTTCCCATGCGCAATTGATTAAGCACTTTTTAACACTTGCTTTGCAAGCTAGATTTCCAAACCTCAAACAATATTTTCAACTATTTAAGTAATCACCACTGAATAGGTTCTAATACGCTGATAGACCACCTTTTAAAGTTATTCTTTTCCTCTTAGGCGTCGGAAAGTTGCTTTAATAGCATCTGCGATGTCATTTCCTTGTTCTTTGAGATGATTTAGACGACGTTCGTTCAAATCTTCTTGAACTTTATCGTACAATTCATCTTGGACTTGTCCTGCAAGCTCAACTTCACGTGCGAGAGCAAGGGCATCCCAACGCATAATATTCGTTTTATAAGGAGCAAAGACATGGTTTAAAATACTTTCATCTTCTTCGTGAACTAGAGCAATAACGGCAACATCACCATCAAGCAATTTTGTTGTCACTTCTTCAATCAAGCTATTGTCACTCGCATCAGTCATGCTTCCACTTGCTGCACCAGCAAGACTACCGATACCATAACCAATAATAACACCGATAGGACCGCTCAAAATGCCCAACAGACCGCCGATAATACCGCCAACAGTTGCATAATCACGACTAGCATCATCAAAGTCAATAGAATCTTTGATAGTGATTTTACCATCTTCATTTTTCACCAATGCAATCTGTGCAATTTGTGTATCATTATCCTGCTTGAATGATTTTAGTTCTGAAAAAGCTTGGTAGGCTTCGCTTTCAACATCAAAAACAACAGTTAGTACATTTGCCATAATCTTGTTCCTCCTTTTCCTTTATCACCCTCATTATAACACTTTAGGGCTAAAAAGGCTGATAAAAACAAAACGTTTTCAAAGAAATATCTGTTTTTTTAATAATTCTGCTGAATCCATTGTGAAATTCTCTGACGTTCCTCAATCCACAGAGGTCTATCATCATAAGCATATGTACGATTAGTCAGAAAAATAGCAGCTTTTTGCTCCTTACGATTGATTGTCACATAAGTGCCTGTGTAACCAGTATGGTCAAGCCAATCGCCCTCTTTATTCCATGCCAGCGAACGTTCTTTATTCGCTTGACTGAAATTTTGCCAAATATCACTCGCAAAATCATCTGTTAGATAATGCTGACAAAACTTTTCTAAATCCTGCAGGTTTGAAAATAACCCTGCTGAACCAGAATGAACACCAAGAACCTTGGCTTTTGGGTCATGAACAAGCCCGTCACCGATGCCAGCAACCGTAGGCACCGCATTTTTTACTGGACCAAAACCAGTATTTGTCATGCCAAAAGGCTGAAAGACTTCATCTTTAAAAATCACATCAAGTGACTTGCCATAAATCTCTTCTAGCATAAAGCCAAGCAAAAGAAAATTGATATCTGTGTAAAGAAACTCTTTCTTGCTCTCCACAGTAATGTGATTAATGGCTTCTTTCAACTCAGCTGCATTCAGATTATCACGATTAGGGATAAAAGGATTTATCCCACTACTATGTGTCAAAAGTTGTCGTAAGGTTACAGATGACTCGTGAAAATCAGGATAATACCGCACTAAAGGCGCATCCAACTCTAATTTTCCTTGATATAAAAGAGAAATAATAACTGTTCCAACGCCAACTACTTTGGAAACAGACGCTAAATCATAAATCAAGCCAGATTTTACAGGAGTGACACCGTCAATCGTACCAATATAATGTTCTGACCATTGACCGTCTTTAAAAAGAGCTAAACTAGCTCCATGGTAAATATTGCGATTGATCTGGTTATTAATAATTTCTAACAAGTTTGTCATTTGATAAACCAAATTTCAATATTGCTAGGGTCAGAAAGTACTAAGACACTCGCTTTTTTATCCAAATAAACAGTTTGCCCTTTATTTTCTAAAAAGCTAGCCAAAGCTTTCAAATCATAATTGTCAGGAACTTGACATTCTAAAATTTCCACATCCCAAGTTTCAAGCGGGTCAACGGCTAAATCTGCACCTTGCGCTTGCACAAATTGGATATCAAGCGGAAATTGTCCTTCAAAGACATCATTGTAAAAAGCACGCGCAGCTGCTTCATCAGCCACGTTAAGTGTCATACTTTCGAAGCTAAAGTCAGAAACTTCTTTTAACTCATCATTTTTAGGGAAATTGACACTATCGATTTCAGTTAATTGTTGAATATCATCTTCAGAATGTAAAAGAAAAAGGTCACCTTCTGGTGATAACGTTTCAAAGGCATACCCATTTTTACCTTTAAAGAGACGCTCAACAGCAATACCATTTCCTAAGATAGCTGTCACTTCATCGGCATTCGGAATTTTAACAACAATCTTATTAACTTTTTTTGTTCCCTCAACAGCATGTGTATCGGGCGCTGGTGATTCTTCAATAACAAAACGAGCATTTTTTTGTTTGGTCGAAAACTCAGCAATTGCATTTTCTTCGTTAACTAGTTTAAAACCTAATTTTTTATAAAACTCAATGTTGTGGTCACGATTATTGATTCGCAAAACGGGATGCCTAAACGTGACTTCGTCAAATAAAGTCATAACTGTCTCCTCACAATGTTTCTTTTATTAAATTTTCAATACAGTTCCTACAAAATAAGGACTAGGTCTTTTCTATTTTAGAAAAAATTATTTAGTTTGACAAGAAATTATGCGTTTTTAAGGAATTTTTGTATAAAAAGTACCCAACTTCTTTATTTATACAGTGATAATTCACAAAGTTCAAGAGATTTAGGGATAAAATTGGTGAAGAGCACATCAAAAACATAAGAATAGTGATGAAAAACTTTAGCTAACAGAGTTTCTCATGCACAAATTGATTAGATATTTTATTAGCGCCAATCAAAAATAAAAAAAGGAAACCCGAAGGTCTCCTATATGTCTCATTCTTATAGGTACAAGAGTTTGAATAAGGCTACTGCTGCGATACCTGCAAGAATTGGAGCGATAACTGGTACCCATGAATACCACCATTTAGAATCGCCTTTGTGTTCACCAAGAACTGATTTAGGAAGCAAAGCATGGACGATACGTGGACCAAGGTCACGTGCAGGGTTAAGACCAGGACCAGTAGGACCACCAAGTGATGCAACAAGTGTCATTACAAGGAAACCAAGTCCTAAGTGAGCAACAGCAAGTGAACCTGTTGTGTAAGGTGCAACTTGGCTTGCTGCTGTAGTAGCGTCATAACCGTAGTCAGTCAATTTTGCAACTAATTCTGCACCGAAGTAGTTTTTAGTAAGTGCCATAGCACCGAAGAAAAGTACGAATGAACCTAAGAACTCATTCAAGAAACCGTTAATCCAAGCAGCTTTGTGGCTTTCTTTTGTACCATCGTCAACAGCTGAGATAGTTGAGAATGAACCAAGGATAGCATTTGGATTTTCAGTCTTAAGGTAGTATGGTTTGTGTGTCATAACGACAAGCAATTGACCAAACATTGCACCAAGTAATTGAGCAATGATGTATTGTGGAACGTGTGAC encodes:
- the gla gene encoding aquaglyceroporin Gla, whose translation is MDVTWTVKYITEFIGTALLIILGNGAVANVDLKGTKGNNSGWVIIALGYGFGVMIPALMFGNVSGNHINPAFTLALAVSGLFDWSHVPQYIIAQLLGAMFGQLLVVMTHKPYYLKTENPNAILGSFSTISAVDDGTKESHKAAWINGFLNEFLGSFVLFFGAMALTKNYFGAELVAKLTDYGYDATTAASQVAPYTTGSLAVAHLGLGFLVMTLVASLGGPTGPGLNPARDLGPRIVHALLPKSVLGEHKGDSKWWYSWVPVIAPILAGIAAVALFKLLYL